The window ggaatcatgtcagtaataccacgctcaagccaatgaccccgtgctgaagctggtgagcctgtgctcaaagtggcttgagtgtgggatcatcaacatgagcccaagatcgctgacttgagcaaggggtcactggctcaccttgagccccttggtcaaagcacataaatgaagcagtaaatgaacaactaaagtaagcaactacaagttgatgtttctcactctcttctccctctctctcaaaatcaattctaaaaaaaaagaaagaaaaagaaaatccaaagaaTCAACCACAACAACCAAAACTCATGGAACTAACAACACACAACCACAGCAAGGGTGCAGGATACATGGTGAGTATCCAAGTCAATCATTGTCCTGTATACCAGCAATGAACAAATGGAagtggaaattaaaaacacaatactattattgccctggctggttggcttagtgttagagcatcagcctagcatatggatgttTCAAATTTGAtttccggttagggcacacaggagaagcaaccatctgtttcttcatcccttccccatcttctctctctgtctcttcttatcCTGCAGTCATGGAtccattggctcaagcaagtcggcccagcactgaggatagctccctggcctttgcctcaggtactaaaaatagcttggttgcagagcaatgaagcaatggcccaagatgagcaaagcattgccctctagggggcttgccaggtagatctaggtcagggcacatgctggagtcagtctctctgcctcccctccactcacttaataataataataataataataataataataataaatacacacAACAGAGGAGAACTCAGGGCATGTTGAGACAGGTTCTCAGCGCTCCGTGTTCACTGCTGTGGAGAAGGGTGGGGGGCCCAGGACCCAGAGCAGCACAGCCCAGAAGGAACAGCACATGTGACAGGAGGAGGCAGACAAAATGCAAGAGAGGAGCGAAGCAGACACCCCACTGAGCACAGGGGGGTCCGCACACCCTCACCCACCTgcccccctccaccaccacctccctcaGAGCAGCCGATATTCAGACTCACATAAATACTCTGCCTtcaattcttcctttttaatttataatgtatTATTCACTCTATTATCCATGTAGCACATCTTCAGAGAAAGCAGCTAACAGAGTAAGCTGCTACTTAAGACACACAAATAATAAGAGGGGTCCAGGAGGGAGACATTTAACCCTTTCCTTCCTGGAAAAGGAAGGCTGACCCAGGGAATGGGACCCTAGGGTGTGGGATGAGGGACATTATAGGGTTCTGGGGAATGAGGAAAATGGACCCCTCCCCCTACAGCCTCCCAGGTGCTGTGCAGGGAGGAGACAGACTCCTCAGCAGAGCAGCGggcgtggtgggggaggggagagctggcAGGGACCCGCAGAGAAAGCGGACGCTGCCTGAGGCTGTCCTACCAGGCAGCTCTCTCaagccaggggtggggggtggggggataatgAGCAGATGCACATCAGTCACCTCAGTCTTGACACTCTGACTGTGAGGGACAGCCCATCGCCATCCCCTAACTCCGTGAGCAGCCCTGGGGTGCCCGGAGGGGCCCCGTGACCCCATCCATCATGGCCTCCCCTACCGGGACAAGCAGCCCCTCCACACGGGCACCCTCCGCTCCTCCACGTGCACACCGGGACCTCCACCCACTCCGCCCACGGCAAGGGGTCCTGAGCAcagctctccccacctctccgtGTTCCGGGTCAGTTTTCCTCATGTTCCTGACCGGCCCGCCCACCCGGTAGCCCCTGTCCATGAGTCACTGGGCCCTACTCAGGGGCGCCTTTCACACCCCCCTCCCGGGTCTGTTCAGGACTGACCCCGTCCTGGCTGACAGCCCTTCCCGAGTGTGCAGCGTCAGCTCCCAGGCCCCCTGGTcctgctctgccttctcctcctgggTCTGAATCACAGGAATGtactttggctttttaaaaattacagtgatTATTTCAATTCAGCTTTTCTAAAAGCTTTCAGAAAGAATAATATCATCTTGGGTTAAAGAGAATTATTTCAAAACTCCAGAAAAGCACACTTTCATGAAGGATGACACCCACAGAGACAGGTGGACAGATCATACGTGCACAGTGGATTTTCACAGAGTGAGCGTTGCGATAAACAACACCCCCGGAACATTCCCAGCACCCAGGAAACCCCTTCATTATTATTCAGTcataccctccccccacccaccctgatTACCCACCATCTTGAGGTCTCACAGCACAGGGGAGTCCCGTCAGGTGTGATAGAATGGAACAGTACAGTGGTCGCCCCTGGGCACCTGGCTCTCACTCAGCGCTGTGTCCTGGGTCTCATCCCTGTGGCTGTGAGGTTGTAGTGTATTCACTCTCATGGTCATGGAGGATTCCATTATGTGACAATATCATACTTCTTGTCCTGTACAGCTCATGGGCATTGGTGTTATATTCAGATTTTACAAATTGTGCTGCTatggatattttttaatatatttggcacatatgtgtgcatgtgtactgggtatataactaggagtgggcatgctgggtcgCAGGGTGATGGACTGTCTGGGTGTAGTGACTTCTGCCAAAGTATTCAAATCCACTGACTCTCACACTAGTAATAcagggaggggcaaaagtaggtttacagttgtgagtacctgaaaaaaagtttattcttgctttattatttattattgtattattttccatacatacAGCTGTAAAGCAGCTATTGCCCCACCTGTCTATAAGAGAGAGAGTAAGTCCGAATTCTTGCCAACAATTgattttgtctgtctttttcattttagccattctggagGGGTGCAGATAGCTCACTGTGGGTTAATTTGAATTTCCCCTCTGACTAAacatgttgagcatctttcataaATTTATAGTCCACGTGCATGTCCTTAACAGGAGGGCGGACTGGGCTGATGGCTACCGACTGAGTGGACCCTGCTCACGTGCCCGCAGGTGTTCTCAGCAAGTAAGGGGAGAATGTCCTGGCCGGGCAGGAAGAAGGTTAGAGGACAGGACctgggagacaggttcaggggggttggcccaggacgagctgccactgcccactgctcccctgttGCAAGTCtgtggggacccttagagcttaggagagagagagggaaggaacacATGcctggggggaggaagggaacgGTGTGGACATGACCCCGGGAGAGCCCGCCAGCATCTTTTAACTGTTACAAAACTTTTTCTGTTCATGGACCTGTGGTCAAAGACCTGtcgataataaaaaatatttggccAGTGTTCCATgatcctggcacagagctcctaaagccCTCACTCTCCTGGGTGACAGGAGTGTCTCTGGGATGCTCATGAGATGGCCCGTGGCTGAGGTCCTGGGTAGCTTCAGGATGGGGCTGGTCACCAGAGACCAAGCTTGATGAGAGGGCTGGAGCTTTCAGCCTCACTGCCCCACCTCTGGGGAGTCCAATCACCAATGGCCAGTGATTTAATCATCATGTCCACATGGGGAAACTTCCATAAAAAACCCTTAACAATGGGGTTCAGAGCTTCTGAAGTAGTGAACACAGTCATATGATGGAGAAGAAGGGAGGTGACATTTTCCAGCTCCCTGGTGACAGAGGCCCTTCTCAACCTCACCATGTCCCTCTTCATCTGGCCGCTCGCTGTGTCATTTATGATGACCTGTCACAGTAAGCACAGCACTTGCCTTACCCTCGGAGTTGTTCTAGCAAATTACTGACCTTGAGAGGATGGACCCCCCAACATTCGTAGACAAGTCGGACAGACACGCAGATAACATGGGGACTGAACTCTCCAGTGAGGGCTGTTCTGGGGGGCGGAGCCCTGAGTGTGGGGTCTGATCTCACTCCAGGTAGTCGCGTCAGAATTGAGCTGAACTGGAAGAAACGTGGTGTCCAAGAATCCGAGAACTGGGTGAGTGGGGGACCCTCACCACccacaaagaaactcaaaaacagCCAGCAGTGACACCCCTGCCTCTACCTGACATTGGTCACTTGTTCCTCCAGCCACACCTCAGTGCTACAACACCAAAGTTTACATCTCAGATCTTTGCTGCAAGAGTTGAAATAGGTCACTTCTCCATCCCTCAGCCCAGAACCTGAACTCTCTTCCCCCCTGAGAATTCCACACACACAGAGtctggggggaggcagagaccacagcccTCTGTAAGAGGGAAACACACGTCCCCCAACATTCCTGCATCTGGACACGGCATGAGGCTCCACCAGTCAGGTGAGAACGGACCAGACTCTACCTCGGGACGTGGTGACACAGAGAGGCTGGGACTGTGCACAGTACCTTGGACAAGAGTGAAGGAGTGGCAGGGACAGTGTCCAGCTGCCAGGAGAGCAGAGACAGCAGTCCTGGCCGCAGGACCAGGGTCCAGCATCAGGAGTCAGGGGTGTGAGCAGTGACATGTGTCCAGCAGCAGGACAGTGGTTCCTGTGTGGGACCCGACCTCGGCTGGACTGTGGGTCTgctcctggctgtgtggcctcaacCTGGACTGTGCTTTTCCCCAAATACTATTAGACCCAATATCATATAAATACTACTTTATATCTGAAGTAGATACAGTTGGGATTCCATTGTTTGCTGCAAGAAATCAATCAGGGGAACAGTTTCAGAGAACAAGTGTTCAGAGATTTTATTACCCTGACCCGGGACACTTCCTAAATCTCCCACCTGACTCTGCCCCACGGCAGAGAGAATGACATGTAACCGTGAACATCACATCTTCTTACAAACCCCCAGGCCTCTCCCAGACCCACCGTCCCCAAGAATTAGGCAGCAGACCAGGAGTCACCGTGTAACCAGCCCTGCAGGTGAGGCTGACACACAGCCCTGTGGGGACCCTGGTCTGGGTTCCTGCTACTAAACGTGTGACCtgagaccagcagcatcagcaccgACCTTGTTATAAATCCAGACTCACATTTTGTTCCCGACAGTCTGAGTCTTAAGAAAATGGCAGGTGATCCCTGCGCACAGGGAAGTCTGGGACTCCGTGGTCGCCATGCCTTCTAGACGCGGAGACAGAGCTGTGCCGTCGGCTCTGGTGTGTGTCTGAGCAGATCGCTCAGCACTGGGTCCTGGTCAgtccttcctcctctgtctcctgcAGCCATCACTGCCTGGGTCACCTCCTCCATTGTCAAGGGTTTAACTATCTCTATGTGCTGCCTCCTAAGTCAATTTCTCCACCCAACATCtctcctgaggacccaggttcaaaaccccaaggccaccagcttgagtgttggcctGAGGTGTGGAAGCCCCGGTTTCTATttggggtcagggcacacaggagaggtaaccATTTgtttctacccctccccttctgctctctctcccgTCACACGGGCACAGATGGACTGATTTGAGCAcactgaccctgggcactgaggatggctccagcaaacctccacctcaggtgtaaAAAATGGCTCATCtgtgagtatcagccccagatcaGGGcatcaccaggtggatcctggttgggacacatgcaggagtctgtctctgtatctcccctcatctcatttagaaaaagaaaaaaactatatttaGAGTCTTATTTCAATAAGGCAGTAAGGTGCTAcagctcagcctgacctgtggtggccctgaggtcaccggtacaaaactctgggcttaccccgtcaaggtacatatgaaaaaaaactattaagagTTGATGCATCCCACATCTcccaaatttctctctctctgtctctaaaaaattttaaaaaaattaaattacaaaaataaaaatgtagctgCAGCTCAGGGCACCTGAAGTAAAGAAGAGATGTTCTTTTCTCCTGACCAGAGAAGACTCTGCTGGAcagggaagtgtggggaggggcctgggggcaggggtgggccagcctcccacctcctcacactaTGCTGATAGGAATGCACACACGTTCAGATGCtctttgcagagagagaagtgagaggttccTGATGTCACAAACACggctggcgtgtgtgtgtgtgtgtgtgtgtgaagcatcTTCCGTCACTCAGTCCCCGACAAGGCAGCTGTCTCACgctgtagaagaaaataatcacaaaCAAATTCAGGTCAGTGGCTGTAACTGGTGACATTCTCAATAACGTACGTCATGTTCAAAAATCCCAGAGAATCCCCATCACCCAGACCTGTCCCGTCTGTCCCAAACTCTTCCCTCATCAGGGTCTGACCTTTAGAAGCCGTGAGAGACACACCAGAGCCCTGGGCACTGGCACTGCCTGGGGTAGAACACAACAGGACGTGGTCAGATCTTCCAGGACAGGAGACTAAAGGAGGAACTATGGGGGGTGGGGTCCCCCATGGCTCCCGTCTGCACTGTCACAGGGTCTCAGGGGTCACTCCCTCCATACTCACTGGGAGCCTGAGCGtagctccctcctctcccacctgcgGGAAGAAAACATCCTGtgagagaccagggaggaggcagggccatgAGGTCCTAAAGGAACCCCTAGTCCTGGGCCCCAGAGATGTTTCCAGAACTGTGACTGCAGACCCAGGGCAGGGTCAAGAAACTTGAGGAAAGTATATGTGTGGGGACTGAACCAAACATCCTCCAGTGGGTCTGTCCTcagcaggaccctcccctctgacctgtGATTGTCATCATATTCATCAAGGTGATAAATCTGTCCTTCATGTTCACACGTGCCTCACGAGTCAGTGTTAGCAAACAGCCCCAGACTGGGCAAGCACATACGTGTGGAGATGGTAGTTCTCATTAATGAAGTAAATACACTTCTTCCTGGGCTTGAAACCCCCTGTGGGACAAGAAACTCAGACTCCACCCTTCCCTACCTGAGCGCCTTCTCCTCCACATCACAGCTCCCACCACAGCTCCAGTGACCACAGCTCCAAGGAGGACCAGGACAGCAACGGTGTCCACAGTGGGGATGGTGGCCTGAGGAGGCcctgggaagggaaaggaaggtgagggccctgacccccaggccacagccctGACCCTGCTGAAGACctccagaggcccctgctccctgagaagagGTTCTGTGCCCAcatcccctcctcaccccatctcagggTCAGGGGCTCAGGCAGCCCCTTGTGCTGCACATGGCACGTgtagctctgctcctctccagggTGCACCCCCACGGCCGCCCACTTCTGGAAGCTCCCGTCCCCCACAGGCCTGGTCTCCACAAGCTCCATGTCCTGGGTCAGGTCCTGCCCATCACGCTGCCAGGTCAGGGTGATGTCCGCAGGGtagaagcccagggcccagcacctcagggtgacctcacagtcagagatggggtggtgggtCACGTGTGCCTTTGGGGGGTCTGAGGAGAAGGGTGAGAAAACTCTGTAACTTTGCATCTGTCACAGGCCAGTGCAGCAACAGTCATGTGAGCATCTGAGTGGACAGAACAGCTGGGGTGGGTAGGGACACCAGTTCCGACAGAAGCATCTAAAATGATTtcctagttattattattttttaagtgagaggatgggaggcagagagacagaccccgtATATGCACCCCTTACCCCAGACTgagatccaccgggcaagcctaCTACAgagtgatgctatgcccatctcaGGCTGTAGCttagcaactaagctatttttagtgcctgaggaagagatCACAAGAGATTcttagtgctcagggccaactcttTGGAACCAATCACGCCATGGCTGAGGaaggtaaagagaaagagagaggaggaagagggggtggagaagcagctggttgcttctcctgtgtgccctgaatgggatcgGACTGGAACAGCCACaggcagggctgatgctctgccactgagctgaCCAGATGATCTCTAGGTTTTTAGAAAGTTCTAATGTGAGAATGACACTGCCCAGGGTAGGATGCAGGTCTCTGAGGGGACAAAATGGAATTCTGGTTCTGACGTGGTGGAGGCCAAATGACCCAGAAAAGCAGAGGTCAAGCTTCACACATActgggtgggggacagagaaCAAGGCCTGAGGGAGAAAGTCCCCATGTGTCCCAGGGTCATTGGCCAGAGTCAAGGGGAACCGCTGACCGGTTAGTTCAGGGTTGTCTCTTCATCTCCGAAATACTACACCCTAATTGTCCCTGAGGAAAGGGGGCGTCACTGCCTGGTCCTGAATCTGAAAGTCAGGGGACTGAATGTACCGACCCCAAGGACGGTGTTCTGATCCTGGTCCATTCCTGTCTGAGTGTAGGAGCTGCGgcccgaggggagaggagggcgCCCCGCGGCCCGGGTACCTGCGCGCTGCagcgtctccttccccttttccaggtAAAGGCGGAGCCACTCCACGCACTCCCCCTCCAGGTAGCTCCTGAAGCGCTCAGCCTCACCGATCTCCTCCCACCTGCGCCGGGTGATCTGAGCCGCCGCGTCGGCCGCCGTCCAGGAGCGCAGGTCCTCGTTCAGGGCGAGATAGTCGGTACCGTCGTAGGCGAACTGACTGTACTCGCGGAGGAGGCGCCGGTCCTCGGCCACTTCGCAACCAGACATCCCCTGGAGGGTGTGAGACCCTGACCCCGCCCCGCGGTCAGCCCCGCCcactcggccccgcccccgccccgcccccgccccgaccGCGGGGATTAAACCTAAACTGAATACGAAATCCGGTCAAAGTCTCGCGAGCTCTTCCTAAGTGGGGTGGGGGCTTCCGCAGTCTCGGATGGATCTCGGACGCGGACACTCGGGCGACCCCGGCCGGTCCGTGGCGATGGGGTCGTGACCGGAACCCGCCCACGTGGCTCACCGTCCTCGCTCTGGTTGTAGTAGCCGCGCAGGACGATCAGGTACTCTCGGAAAATCTGTTGGTGGCTCTTGGAGTTCCGCGTGCTCCGGTCCCAATACTGCGGGTGCTCCTGCTCCACCCACGGCTGCTCCATCCACGGCGCCCGCGGCTCCACCCTCGGGCTCGCGGCGTCGCTGTCGAACCGCACGAACTCCCTGTCGTCCACGTAGCCGACATCGATGTACCGGGGCTCCGCGCGGCCGGGCCGGGACACGGCGGTGATGAAATATCTCAGGGAGTGGGGacctggggacggggaggggctGAGAACCGTGACCCTTGGAGGCGTGGTTCCAGGTCCGCGGTCTGCGGGACAGGAGGGGCGGGACAGAGTAAGCGGTGGGGTCAGGACTGGACGTGGCGGAGGTGGGTATTTAAGAGGATCTGAGGTCAGGACCCCGGTAGTGGACACGCGACCCCACTATCCTGCGCCCCCGCCGGGTCCCCTCGCTGCTCCCCGCAGAGGCCGTTCCCCGCCAATCCGCACTCACCGGCCCAGGTCGGGGTCAGGACCCCCGAGAGCAGCAGGAAGAAGGTTGGGGACCCCATCACTGTACCCTACACTGTACAGGTCTGGAGAGAATCTGTGTCGGGCTGGTCCGCGAAGACAGTATAACCCGGACAGCGGTGACGCTGATTGGCTTCTTTTGAAACCGGTCACCCAATAGAAGTGAGAACTGTGGCCGCGTCATGAGTATCCTGGAAGGAGAATCCCACACAAGTGAGAGGCAGAAGTAAAATCGGGGAGATGAGGACTCCCCAACACTGACCTTCCCCGCCCAGACTCCGCCCTCGGACAGAGACCCTGAGAGCCAGGCCTGGGCACCCGGGACTGTGCCCTGACCCCTCCTCCTCCGGGCTCTCACTTGGGCTCTGTCGATggggatgaggagaattggggtGGTCAGTGTTAGTTCCAGTGGGTGGacatgttctttatttatttattttttgggggggtattttctgaagctggaaacggggagagacagtcagacagactcccgcatgcgcccgaccgggatccacccggcaaggcacgcccaccaggggcgatgctctgccgcgactggagccactctagcgcctggggtagaggccaaggagccatccccagcacccgggccatctttgctccaatggaaccttggctgcgggaggggaagagagagacagagaggaaggagggggtgggggtggagaagcaaatgggcgcttctcctatgtgccctggccgggaatcgaacccgggtcccccgcacgccaggccaacgctctactgctgagccaaccggccagggcaggtggaCATGTTCTTGAACCCCTGATTGTGAGGTGCAGTCTCAGGTGAAGGAGGAGTGTAAGAGGGAGTTTGTGAATTCACTGTGGACCCTTATGTGGTGGACGTGCATTCACACCAGGTCTCAGGTTTGCCCAACACCTGCTTCGGGAGAGAATTTCTGGGGCACCAGGTGTGACCGTGACACAGGGACCGTCTTCTGTCCTGCTGTGAGGACAGAGGGCCTAAGGCAGCTGTGGTCTTTGTCCCTTAGTCCCAAAGTGTATGTGGACACTGTGGAAGATTAGGTAGACATTAAAATGTGTTACCGAAtaagagatttaaaagaaaaacttataaaTCTCTTATTTTTGATGATAATTAATATGATTTTATGTGACcttgaaatttgaaaatgtatgggagttacaaatattttcctcagtattataataataatattagtagTATTGTAGGAATAATATTGTTTGGGAGAATGTTCTTTACAGTTATGATGCCTGCAAGTGATCTTCAGTGATTCAGAAAAATTATACAACCGTAATGTGCCATATGCATGAGATAAATATTGGAAAATGTTAAAACTCTTGAATCTGAAGTAACTATTGCACTATCCTTTTAAACttcttgtatatataaaaatgtcgCCAATAATATGGACATTAAAAACAGATTATGATAATGACACAGGAAGTGTTCAGAACATGAGGTCCACATAAAGGCTGGGTTCAAAAGTGTGTATGAGTGactgagtgtgagtgtgtgagtccATGTGTGTTGGTGAGAATCCTCGTATGAGTGAGTCATTCCGCCTGTGCTTTTATCCCCTCATTCATTCACTAAACAGATGTTGTAAAATTAACAACCAGGCGCTTTCAGGGCTATGGAAATGCAGCTGTGAACATCACATCTCTGTCCTTGTCCTCATAGAGCTTATAGTCTCAAGGAGGGACAGAGagtaaacaatgaaataaatacgtttaaaaatgtgtgtcagtgagctgggggagagggaggctggagATGTCCCCGGGGCAGGGACAGTGTAGGCAGGGCTGGTCACAAGGACAATGG is drawn from Saccopteryx leptura isolate mSacLep1 chromosome 1, mSacLep1_pri_phased_curated, whole genome shotgun sequence and contains these coding sequences:
- the LOC136387720 gene encoding saoe class I histocompatibility antigen, A alpha chain-like isoform X1 → MGSPTFFLLLSGVLTPTWADRGPGTTPPRVTVLSPSPSPGPHSLRYFITAVSRPGRAEPRYIDVGYVDDREFVRFDSDAASPRVEPRAPWMEQPWVEQEHPQYWDRSTRNSKSHQQIFREYLIVLRGYYNQSEDGSHTLQGMSGCEVAEDRRLLREYSQFAYDGTDYLALNEDLRSWTAADAAAQITRRRWEEIGEAERFRSYLEGECVEWLRLYLEKGKETLQRADPPKAHVTHHPISDCEVTLRCWALGFYPADITLTWQRDGQDLTQDMELVETRPVGDGSFQKWAAVGVHPGEEQSYTCHVQHKGLPEPLTLRWGPPQATIPTVDTVAVLVLLGAVVTGAVVGAVMWRRRRSGGRGGSYAQAPSSASAQGSGVSLTASKA
- the LOC136387720 gene encoding saoe class I histocompatibility antigen, A alpha chain-like isoform X2 → MGSPTFFLLLSGVLTPTWAGPHSLRYFITAVSRPGRAEPRYIDVGYVDDREFVRFDSDAASPRVEPRAPWMEQPWVEQEHPQYWDRSTRNSKSHQQIFREYLIVLRGYYNQSEDGSHTLQGMSGCEVAEDRRLLREYSQFAYDGTDYLALNEDLRSWTAADAAAQITRRRWEEIGEAERFRSYLEGECVEWLRLYLEKGKETLQRADPPKAHVTHHPISDCEVTLRCWALGFYPADITLTWQRDGQDLTQDMELVETRPVGDGSFQKWAAVGVHPGEEQSYTCHVQHKGLPEPLTLRWGPPQATIPTVDTVAVLVLLGAVVTGAVVGAVMWRRRRSGGRGGSYAQAPSSASAQGSGVSLTASKA